The Marinomonas sp. CT5 genome contains the following window.
GAGTTGAGTGGTAGGCGATTTAGAGGATTCGTTCCTGAGCGACTCAATGGTCGCGGTCAGCTCCGATACTTTTGTTTCAAGAGCCTGCTTTTCAGCGGTTGCTTGAGTTAACTCACTTTCTAAGGCTTGGAAGCGCTTTTTGTTCAACCACATAGGCATTCCTTATTTGGAGCGTTGAGAATGAATTATCTATTTAGCAAAAAAAGTACCAATTGTGTAAATAATTAGCAAGCAGTGTTAGTAGGGTAAAAATTCCAATTGAAAAAAATACCAGCGCTGTTTAGGGCAGCGCTGGTAGATCAATATAGTGATTTATTTTGAGTCAGGCTCAAACAAACCACGCTTCATGAAAAGCTTCACCCAGATTGCGCCAATCACACACAATACCAGCAATATACCACCAGTGATGCTGTACACCATTTCAGTCATTTCTGGTGAAGGCGAGTTGTTCAAGGCAACATACAGCATGGCCGCAATCCCCAAAATTTGTGGTAATGGGTAGAAAGGTGTGCGGTATGGACGAGGGTGATCAGGCATACGCTTACGCAATACGATGACATTAATATGGGCTACGATGTAAGCCAAAAGCCAGCTGGTGGTCGCCGCAATAACAAGCGTGATAAGTGACTCAATGCCTAACCCAAAGTATGGAATGGTTGTTAAGCCAGTGATCATTAGAATGCCAACCCAAGGTGCATCAAAGCGGTTTTTCGCTTTTAGTTGTGGGAAAGCTTGGCCTTGTTCAGCCATGCCTTGCAACATTCTTGGAACAGCAGCAAGTACCGTGTTCATGGTGCAACATGTTGCGGCTAAGCCCATGGCCGTCGCAATGATCAATCCACTTTTACCAAATACGGCATTGGCGTAGTCCAAGAAAGGCAGAGGCGAGCCAACGAGCTCATCCACGTTGAGATACAGGCTTGCTCCATACACAAAAGCAGCAAATATGAAGAAGATCATGAACAAGGATAAGTGCATAGAACGCGGAATGTTTTGATGAGGATTTTTTACCTCTTTAATCATAGGGCAAATGAATTCTACCCCAACCATAGTCCACAAGGCTAAACCTACTAAACCGATAAAGCTGCCATCCAATACGCCCGCAAACCCCCAATCAACAGTGGCTCCAGAAAGCACTGGATGAGGTTCGCTGGCGCCAGAAATAGCCACAACGCCTGTTAGGATAAGCGCACTAACTAAGATAAATGCGAGAACGTTTTGTATACGTGCAAATACGTCTGTGCCTATTAGGTTGGTTGCAGTGAAAAGCAACAAGATAAGTAAAGGACCGATCTTTTCTGGTAAGAGGCCAGGTAGTAGCTGACTCAGCATGGCATCGACCAGAAACATTTCTACTGGGATTGCCAGTACGGCAACGACGACGTAGCCTGCAAACACGGACACAATGGCTGGAAAGTGTCCTATGGCCTTTTGCGTATAGGTTGCCAGTGTTCCTTCTTCTGGGAACATTAGTGATAATTCAGCAAAGCTCATGGCATTGAATTGCGCCAAGATTAAGGCGGTTATCATGGCAAAGATAAAGCCCATGCCACCGATCCCGATACCTTGTAATGCTGAAATCATTGAACCTTGCACAATGACTAAGCCAATACAGATAGCCATCATGGTGGGTAAACCTAGTTTTTGGATTTTTGTCGCTGATTTGTCAGCTGTCATTATTGTTCCTACATTTGTGATATCGTTCATGCCTTTGTTCCTCATGTGAGTAAAACGTTATTACGATTTCAACTCTCTTTTATTTTCATAGTCTTGCAAACCGATATGGTTTGGGATCTATGAGAGGGCCAACTCCAGACACAAGGTCTGCTGCCAGTTGTCCTGCCGCTGGCCCAGTACCAAATCCATGCCCTGAAAAGCCAGTGGCTATCGTCAATCCGGGGATATCTTCGATATGGTCAATAACAGGGTTTGAATCGGGTGTTACATCAATCACACCAGCCCAAGCCTCTTCTATTTGTGCTTGGTTAAAGATCGGCCAAGCGTTGCGTAGGTTGGTGAGGGCTTCGTGATTAAGGTCTGGATTAGCTGCCGGGTCCATGGTGCGGATCTTCTCAAACGGTGAACGACTGTTTGCCGTCCAGCGCCGCGCTAGTCCAAGATCTTTGAAAAATTCGCGTCCAAACGAGGTGCGTAAAAAGCTACGTTGGGCGCGAAGTTGGCTAAGGTAGCGCCAGCCAATAAGTAAATGATCTAGAGTGATGTGAGCATCCAAAGCACCTCGTTGAGTGATGATGAAGCCGCCATCTTTGTGTTTCCTAAACGAAAAGTCTGGCCCACCGACGGCAATGTCGGTGGGGCCATCCATTGGTTTGGTTCTTAGTACGGAGCAAACCAATGGCAGAGTCGGTAAGGAAATACCGTGATTGCCTAAAAAACGACGAGACCATGCACCGCCAGCCAGCAAAACTTGTGAGCAGCGTATCTCACCCTTTTCTGTGACCACGCCACTGATCTTGCCAGCGGAAGTTGAAAGGGTTCGAACGGCGCAGTTTTGCACTAGGATGGCGCCTTTTTCAATAGCGGCTTTGGCCATCGCGGGAACAGCAATGGAGGGCTCGGCACGACCGTCGGAAGGTGTGTAAATGCCACCTTTCCATTTGCCTTCTCCACCTGGAACATGTTGGTCTATTTCCTGCGAACTGAGCATTTTTGAGTCTAGCGAAAGGGAATCGACGGATTTCAACCAGCCTTCATGCATGGCCATTTGCTCTTCCGTTTTCGCTAAAAACATTATGCCAGATTGTTTGTAACCAACAGATTGGCCAATACGTTCTGGCATTTCTGCCCAAAGCTTATCGGCTGCCAAGGCCAGGGGAACGTCTTCAAAATGACGGCTGGTTTTACGTATCCAGCCCAAGTTGCGTGACGATTGCTCTCCAGCAATGTGGCCTTTTTCAATCAAGACCACTGGAATATTCCGCTCAGCTAACGTTAATGCGGCTGTTACACCAATTACACCACCGCCAATAATAACCACGCTTGTGGATTCAGGTAACTGGTCGGTTGTATGCACTGCATCAAGTGTTTTTGTCATGGCTCGTATCCTAAATTAGGCACAATAATGTTTTATTTGGCGGTATTAATAACTTCAACGTCTGCGTTAGAGGCGCCGCGGAAAGCGGTCACTTCCAACTCCATTTTGTAGATAGTTGAACCAAGTGGTGGACAGGTCACCGTAGTGGCAGGGTCGATGCCACGGAATTTTTCACCAATTAACGTCATGACGGCTTCAGTGTCTGCTGGGTCTTGGATAAAAACTCGCGACATCACCACATCTGCAAGACTTGAACCAACCGCTTTAAGTGCTGCTTCAACGTTGCTGAATACTTGGTGAGTTTGTTCCAATACATCGTCTGGAATTTCTTTTGTCTCAGGGTTGCGGCCAGCCGTATTGGACACAAA
Protein-coding sequences here:
- a CDS encoding APC family permease gives rise to the protein MNDITNVGTIMTADKSATKIQKLGLPTMMAICIGLVIVQGSMISALQGIGIGGMGFIFAMITALILAQFNAMSFAELSLMFPEEGTLATYTQKAIGHFPAIVSVFAGYVVVAVLAIPVEMFLVDAMLSQLLPGLLPEKIGPLLILLLFTATNLIGTDVFARIQNVLAFILVSALILTGVVAISGASEPHPVLSGATVDWGFAGVLDGSFIGLVGLALWTMVGVEFICPMIKEVKNPHQNIPRSMHLSLFMIFFIFAAFVYGASLYLNVDELVGSPLPFLDYANAVFGKSGLIIATAMGLAATCCTMNTVLAAVPRMLQGMAEQGQAFPQLKAKNRFDAPWVGILMITGLTTIPYFGLGIESLITLVIAATTSWLLAYIVAHINVIVLRKRMPDHPRPYRTPFYPLPQILGIAAMLYVALNNSPSPEMTEMVYSITGGILLVLCVIGAIWVKLFMKRGLFEPDSK
- a CDS encoding FAD-binding oxidoreductase, whose translation is MTKTLDAVHTTDQLPESTSVVIIGGGVIGVTAALTLAERNIPVVLIEKGHIAGEQSSRNLGWIRKTSRHFEDVPLALAADKLWAEMPERIGQSVGYKQSGIMFLAKTEEQMAMHEGWLKSVDSLSLDSKMLSSQEIDQHVPGGEGKWKGGIYTPSDGRAEPSIAVPAMAKAAIEKGAILVQNCAVRTLSTSAGKISGVVTEKGEIRCSQVLLAGGAWSRRFLGNHGISLPTLPLVCSVLRTKPMDGPTDIAVGGPDFSFRKHKDGGFIITQRGALDAHITLDHLLIGWRYLSQLRAQRSFLRTSFGREFFKDLGLARRWTANSRSPFEKIRTMDPAANPDLNHEALTNLRNAWPIFNQAQIEEAWAGVIDVTPDSNPVIDHIEDIPGLTIATGFSGHGFGTGPAAGQLAADLVSGVGPLIDPKPYRFARL
- a CDS encoding RidA family protein — protein: MTKIVKVKTGSKLEEISSYSRLVCVDNWIFVSNTAGRNPETKEIPDDVLEQTHQVFSNVEAALKAVGSSLADVVMSRVFIQDPADTEAVMTLIGEKFRGIDPATTVTCPPLGSTIYKMELEVTAFRGASNADVEVINTAK